The Pseudomonas extremaustralis genome contains a region encoding:
- a CDS encoding bifunctional 4-hydroxy-2-oxoglutarate aldolase/2-dehydro-3-deoxy-phosphogluconate aldolase → MKSPQPTVSMADKVALIDSLCAKARILPVITIAREQDVLPLADALAAGGLTALEVTLRSEFGLKAIQILREQRPELCTGAGTVLDRHMLEAAEVAGSQFIVTPGVTRDLLEASVHSPIPLLPGISNASGIMEGYCLGYRRFKLFPAEVSGGVAAIKALGGPFGEVKFCPTGGVGPANIKSYMALKNVMCVGGSWMLDPEWIKNGDWARIQEVTAQGLALLD, encoded by the coding sequence ATGAAAAGCCCTCAACCGACCGTGTCCATGGCGGATAAAGTTGCCCTGATCGACAGCCTCTGCGCCAAGGCGCGGATCCTGCCGGTCATCACCATCGCCCGCGAACAGGATGTCTTGCCGCTGGCCGATGCCCTGGCAGCCGGTGGTTTGACCGCATTGGAAGTGACCCTGCGTTCCGAGTTCGGCCTCAAGGCCATTCAGATCTTGCGCGAGCAGCGCCCTGAGCTGTGCACCGGCGCTGGCACCGTGCTCGATCGCCATATGCTCGAGGCCGCGGAAGTGGCCGGTTCGCAATTCATCGTCACCCCCGGCGTTACCCGCGACCTGCTGGAAGCCTCGGTGCACAGCCCGATCCCGCTGCTACCGGGGATCAGCAATGCCTCCGGCATCATGGAAGGCTATTGCCTGGGCTACCGCCGCTTCAAGCTGTTCCCGGCGGAAGTCAGCGGCGGCGTTGCGGCGATCAAAGCCCTGGGCGGCCCGTTTGGCGAGGTGAAATTCTGCCCGACCGGCGGCGTCGGCCCGGCCAACATCAAAAGCTACATGGCGTTGAAAAACGTGATGTGCGTGGGTGGCAGCTGGATGCTCGACCCTGAATGGATCAAGAACGGCGACTGGGCCCGCATCCAGGAAGTCACCGCCCAAGGGCTGGCGCTGCTGGATTGA
- a CDS encoding DUF3820 family protein, giving the protein MNPEKLELLITRQMPLGKYKGRIIADLPGPYLNWFAREGFPHGELGGLLALMQEIDHNGLSELLEPLRAKHGKPAPRH; this is encoded by the coding sequence ATGAACCCGGAAAAACTCGAACTGCTGATCACCCGCCAAATGCCCTTAGGCAAATACAAGGGCCGGATCATCGCCGACCTGCCCGGCCCGTACCTGAATTGGTTCGCCCGTGAAGGTTTCCCCCACGGCGAGTTGGGTGGTTTGCTGGCCTTGATGCAGGAAATCGACCACAACGGCCTGTCCGAATTGCTCGAACCGCTGCGCGCCAAGCACGGCAAACCCGCCCCGCGCCATTAA
- a CDS encoding ferritin-like domain-containing protein, with protein sequence MTDANKESISVLNDLIETSIDGQKGFKECAEDIKHPELKALFAKRSADCATAAAELKTAVRALGGDPEDSGSVAGALHRGWVDVKSMLTGKDEEAVLNEAERGEDHALKAYKEALDKITKHNLVGIRDLVERQYHGVQRNHDQVKALRNQARAQS encoded by the coding sequence ATGACTGACGCCAACAAAGAATCGATCTCCGTACTCAACGACTTGATCGAAACCAGCATCGACGGCCAAAAGGGTTTTAAAGAGTGCGCTGAAGACATCAAGCACCCAGAACTCAAAGCCCTGTTCGCCAAACGTTCCGCCGACTGCGCAACGGCAGCTGCCGAGCTGAAAACCGCAGTACGTGCCCTGGGCGGCGACCCGGAAGACTCCGGCAGCGTCGCGGGTGCCTTGCACCGTGGCTGGGTCGACGTGAAGTCGATGCTCACCGGCAAAGACGAAGAAGCAGTCCTGAACGAAGCCGAGCGCGGTGAAGACCACGCCCTGAAGGCTTACAAGGAAGCGCTGGACAAGATCACCAAGCACAACCTGGTGGGCATCCGTGATTTGGTTGAGCGCCAGTACCACGGCGTACAACGCAACCACGATCAGGTGAAAGCCCTGCGTAACCAGGCTCGCGCTCAGTCGTAG
- a CDS encoding MaoC family dehydratase: MTQVTNTPYEALEVGQTASYSKTVEERDIQLFAAMSGDHNPVHLDAEYAKATMFKERIAHGMFSGALISAAVACELPGPGTIYIGQQMTFQKPVKIGDTLTVRLEILEKLPKFRVRIATRVFNQRDELVVDGEAEILAPRKQQVVTLTELPAITIG, from the coding sequence ATGACCCAGGTAACCAACACCCCGTACGAAGCCCTTGAAGTCGGCCAGACCGCCAGCTACAGCAAGACCGTCGAAGAGCGCGATATCCAGCTGTTCGCCGCGATGTCCGGCGACCACAACCCGGTGCACCTGGATGCAGAGTACGCCAAGGCGACCATGTTCAAGGAGCGTATCGCCCACGGCATGTTCAGCGGCGCACTGATCAGCGCAGCGGTGGCCTGCGAGTTGCCTGGGCCGGGCACCATCTATATTGGCCAGCAAATGACCTTCCAGAAGCCGGTGAAAATTGGCGACACCCTGACCGTGCGTCTGGAAATCCTCGAGAAGCTGCCCAAGTTTCGCGTGCGCATCGCCACCCGCGTGTTCAACCAGCGCGATGAGCTGGTGGTAGACGGCGAAGCGGAAATCCTCGCGCCACGCAAACAGCAGGTCGTGACCCTGACCGAATTGCCGGCCATCACCATCGGCTGA
- a CDS encoding alpha/beta hydrolase: MNHCTFWLTANDRSRLYVNQWTPDGPPKAVVMLSHGMAEHSGRYARLAEALCGAGYGVYALDQRGHGRTADEGTLGLYAEQDGWNKVVGDLASLNQHIGQQLPGLPIILLGHSMGSYIAQAYLLHHSASLHGAILSGSNFQPVALYRVARLIARAERLRQGLRGRSALIEFLSFGSFNKAFKPNRTAFDWLSRDPVEVDKYIHDPLCGFRCTNQLWIDLLGGLQQISKASNLAQIDPGLPILVIGGECDPVSEGKRLKSLAHALREAGCQHLQLTLYPQARHEVFNETNRDEVTADVLKWLDQALTLRRPTRCE, translated from the coding sequence ATGAACCACTGCACCTTCTGGCTGACCGCGAATGACCGCAGCCGCCTGTACGTCAATCAATGGACGCCCGACGGTCCGCCCAAGGCGGTGGTGATGCTGTCCCATGGCATGGCCGAACACAGCGGTCGCTATGCGCGCCTGGCCGAAGCCTTGTGCGGCGCGGGCTACGGCGTGTACGCGCTGGACCAGCGTGGCCATGGCCGTACTGCCGATGAAGGCACCCTGGGGTTGTACGCCGAGCAGGATGGCTGGAACAAAGTGGTGGGCGACCTGGCCAGCCTCAACCAGCACATCGGCCAGCAATTGCCGGGGCTGCCGATCATTCTGCTGGGGCATAGCATGGGCAGCTATATCGCCCAGGCCTACCTGCTGCACCACAGCGCGAGCCTGCATGGCGCGATTCTCAGCGGGTCGAATTTCCAACCGGTGGCGCTGTACCGCGTCGCACGCCTGATCGCCCGGGCCGAGCGCCTGCGCCAAGGCCTGCGCGGGCGCAGTGCGCTGATCGAGTTCTTGTCATTCGGATCGTTCAACAAGGCGTTCAAACCCAATCGCACCGCGTTCGACTGGCTCAGTCGCGATCCGGTCGAAGTCGACAAGTACATCCACGACCCCCTCTGCGGTTTCCGCTGCACCAACCAGCTATGGATCGACCTGCTCGGCGGCTTGCAGCAAATCAGCAAAGCGTCCAATCTCGCGCAGATCGATCCGGGCCTGCCGATCCTGGTAATCGGCGGCGAATGTGATCCGGTGAGTGAGGGCAAGCGTCTCAAGAGCCTGGCCCACGCATTGCGCGAGGCCGGCTGTCAGCACCTGCAATTGACGCTCTACCCGCAGGCGCGCCACGAAGTGTTCAACGAAACCAACCGCGATGAAGTCACCGCCGACGTATTGAAGTGGCTCGACCAGGCCCTGACGCTGCGCAGGCCGACCCGATGCGAGTAA
- the fadD2 gene encoding long-chain-fatty-acid--CoA ligase FadD2, with translation MQPDFWNDKRAAGVPNDIDLSAYKSVIEVFERSCKTFADRPAFSNMGITLTYAELERQSAAFAGYLQQHTDLKPGDRIAVQMPNVLHYPIAVFGALRAGLIVVNTNPLYTPREMRHQFKDAGVRALVYLNLFGSRVQEVCKDTEIDYLIEARMGDFMPAAKGWLVNTLVDKVKKMVPAYHLPRAVAFKRALRLGDGLGVTRHPVTLDDIAVLQYTGGTTGLAKGAMLTHGNLVANMQQVRACMSQTGEDGHPLIKEGQEVMIAPLPLYHIYAFTANCMCMMVSGNHNVLITNPRDIGGFIKELKKWRFTGLLGLNTLFVALMDHPDFKRLDFSHLKLTNSGGTALIKATAERWEQITGCAIGEGYGLTETSPVASTNPYGNKSRLGTVGIPVPATAMKVIDDDGVELPLGERGELCIKGPQVMKGYWQQPAATAEALDAEGWLKTGDIAVIDDDGFVRIVDRKKDLIIVSGFNVYPNEIEDVVMAHPAVANCAVIGIPDERTGEAVKLFVVARAEGVSLEELKAYCKTNFTGYKVPKHIVLRESLPMTPVGKILRRELRDIA, from the coding sequence ATGCAACCTGATTTCTGGAATGACAAACGCGCGGCGGGCGTTCCCAACGACATCGACCTGTCGGCCTACAAGTCGGTGATCGAAGTCTTCGAGCGTTCCTGCAAGACCTTTGCCGACCGGCCGGCATTCAGCAACATGGGCATCACCCTGACCTATGCCGAGCTGGAGCGCCAGAGCGCAGCGTTCGCCGGCTACCTGCAACAGCACACCGACCTCAAGCCCGGCGACCGTATCGCGGTGCAGATGCCCAACGTATTGCATTACCCGATCGCCGTGTTCGGCGCCTTGCGCGCCGGGCTGATCGTGGTCAACACCAACCCGCTGTACACCCCGCGGGAGATGCGCCACCAGTTCAAGGACGCCGGCGTACGCGCACTGGTCTACCTCAACCTGTTCGGCTCGCGCGTGCAGGAGGTGTGCAAAGACACCGAGATCGACTATCTGATCGAAGCCAGGATGGGCGACTTCATGCCCGCCGCCAAAGGTTGGCTGGTCAACACCCTGGTGGACAAGGTGAAGAAGATGGTCCCGGCCTACCACCTGCCGCGGGCGGTAGCGTTCAAGCGCGCTCTACGCCTGGGGGACGGCCTGGGCGTGACCCGCCACCCGGTGACCCTGGATGACATCGCCGTGTTGCAGTACACCGGCGGCACCACCGGCCTGGCCAAGGGCGCGATGCTCACCCATGGCAACCTGGTGGCCAATATGCAGCAGGTCCGTGCCTGCATGTCCCAGACCGGCGAGGACGGCCATCCGCTGATCAAGGAAGGCCAAGAGGTGATGATCGCGCCGCTGCCGCTGTACCACATCTATGCATTCACGGCCAATTGCATGTGCATGATGGTGTCCGGCAACCACAACGTGCTGATCACCAACCCGCGCGACATCGGCGGCTTTATCAAGGAGCTGAAGAAATGGCGCTTTACCGGGTTGCTGGGGCTCAACACGCTGTTTGTGGCGCTGATGGACCATCCTGATTTCAAGCGCCTGGATTTCTCCCATCTCAAGCTCACCAACTCCGGCGGCACCGCACTGATCAAGGCCACCGCCGAACGTTGGGAGCAGATCACCGGTTGCGCGATCGGCGAAGGCTACGGCCTGACGGAAACCTCACCGGTGGCCAGCACCAACCCCTATGGCAACAAGTCCCGGCTGGGCACCGTGGGCATCCCGGTGCCAGCCACGGCGATGAAGGTCATCGATGACGACGGCGTCGAGCTGCCCCTGGGCGAGCGCGGCGAGCTGTGCATCAAGGGCCCGCAAGTGATGAAGGGCTACTGGCAGCAACCGGCCGCCACCGCCGAGGCACTGGACGCCGAAGGCTGGCTCAAGACCGGTGACATCGCAGTGATCGATGACGATGGTTTTGTGCGCATCGTGGACCGCAAGAAAGACCTGATCATCGTCTCCGGCTTCAACGTGTATCCCAACGAGATCGAAGATGTGGTGATGGCGCACCCGGCGGTGGCCAACTGCGCAGTGATCGGCATCCCGGACGAGCGCACGGGCGAGGCGGTGAAGCTGTTTGTGGTGGCGCGCGCCGAAGGGGTGAGCCTTGAAGAATTGAAGGCCTACTGCAAGACCAACTTCACCGGGTACAAAGTGCCCAAGCACATCGTGTTGAGGGAGTCGTTGCCAATGACGCCGGTAGGCAAGATCCTGCGGCGCGAGCTACGCGACATCGCGTGA
- the fadD1 gene encoding long-chain-fatty-acid--CoA ligase FadD1 produces the protein MNVDFWKDKYPAGIAADINPDEYPNIQAVLKQSCQRFANKPAFSNLGKTITYGELYELSGAFAAYLQQHTDLKPGDRIAVQLPNVLQYPIAVFGAIRAGLIVVNTNPLYTAREMEHQFNDSGATALVCLANMAHLAEKVVPKTAVRHVIVTEVGDLLPPLKRLLINSVIKYVKKMVPAYHLPQAVKFNDVLVKGHGRAVNDASPASSDVAVLQYTGGTTGVAKGAMLTHRNLVANMLQCKALMGSNLNEGCEILITPLPLYHIYAFTFHCMAMMLIGNHNILISNPRDLPSMVKELSKWKFSGFVGLNTLFVALCNNEGFRKLDFSALKVTLSGGMALQLAAAERWKAVTGCDICEGYGMTETSPVATVNPIQKIQIGTIGIPVPSTLCKVITDDGVELALGEVGELCVKGPQVMKGYWQREDATTEILDSEGWLKTGDIAIIQPDGYLRIVDRKKDMILVSGFNVYPNELEDVLTTLPGVLQCAAIGVPDEKSGEHIKIFIVVKPGATLTKDQVMEHMRANVTGYKVPKAVEFRDALPTTNVGKILRRELRDEELKKMGLKK, from the coding sequence ATGAACGTAGACTTTTGGAAGGATAAGTACCCCGCCGGGATTGCTGCAGACATCAATCCAGACGAGTATCCGAATATTCAGGCGGTACTGAAACAGTCCTGCCAGCGCTTCGCAAACAAACCGGCTTTCAGCAACCTGGGCAAGACAATCACCTACGGTGAGTTGTACGAATTGTCCGGTGCTTTCGCCGCGTACCTGCAACAGCATACTGACTTGAAGCCCGGCGATCGAATCGCCGTGCAACTGCCCAACGTCCTGCAATACCCGATTGCCGTGTTCGGTGCCATCCGTGCCGGCCTGATCGTGGTCAACACCAACCCGCTGTACACCGCGCGGGAAATGGAACACCAATTCAATGATTCCGGGGCCACGGCCCTGGTCTGCCTGGCCAACATGGCGCACCTGGCGGAAAAGGTCGTGCCCAAGACCGCCGTCAGGCATGTGATCGTCACCGAGGTCGGCGACCTGTTGCCGCCGCTCAAGCGCCTGCTGATCAACAGCGTGATCAAGTACGTGAAGAAAATGGTCCCGGCCTATCACTTGCCGCAGGCGGTCAAGTTCAACGATGTGCTGGTCAAGGGGCATGGCCGAGCGGTCAACGACGCCAGCCCGGCCAGCAGCGACGTGGCGGTGCTGCAATACACCGGCGGCACCACCGGCGTGGCCAAGGGCGCGATGCTGACTCACCGCAACCTGGTGGCCAACATGCTGCAGTGCAAGGCGCTGATGGGCTCCAACCTCAATGAAGGCTGCGAGATCCTGATCACCCCGCTGCCGCTGTACCACATCTATGCGTTCACCTTTCATTGCATGGCGATGATGCTGATCGGCAACCACAACATCCTGATCAGCAACCCGCGTGACCTGCCGTCGATGGTCAAGGAGTTGTCGAAGTGGAAGTTCAGCGGCTTTGTCGGCTTGAACACCCTGTTCGTGGCGTTGTGCAACAACGAAGGCTTCCGCAAGCTGGACTTCTCGGCGCTGAAAGTCACCCTGTCGGGCGGCATGGCCCTGCAACTGGCGGCGGCCGAGCGCTGGAAAGCCGTGACCGGCTGCGACATCTGCGAAGGCTACGGCATGACCGAGACCAGCCCGGTGGCGACGGTCAACCCGATCCAGAAGATCCAGATCGGCACCATCGGCATTCCGGTACCGTCGACCCTATGCAAAGTCATCACCGATGACGGCGTCGAGCTGGCCCTGGGTGAGGTCGGCGAGTTGTGCGTCAAAGGCCCGCAAGTCATGAAGGGCTATTGGCAGCGCGAGGACGCCACCACCGAGATCCTCGACAGCGAAGGCTGGCTGAAGACCGGTGACATCGCGATCATCCAGCCGGACGGCTACCTGCGTATTGTCGACCGCAAGAAAGACATGATTCTGGTCTCCGGTTTCAACGTCTACCCCAACGAACTCGAAGACGTGCTGACGACCTTGCCGGGCGTTCTGCAGTGCGCGGCCATCGGTGTACCGGACGAGAAATCCGGCGAGCACATCAAGATTTTCATCGTGGTCAAGCCAGGGGCGACCCTGACTAAGGATCAGGTGATGGAACACATGCGCGCCAACGTCACCGGCTACAAGGTGCCCAAGGCCGTGGAGTTCCGCGATGCGCTGCCGACCACCAACGTCGGCAAGATCCTGCGTCGCGAGTTGCGCGATGAAGAGCTGAAGAAAATGGGCCTGAAAAAGTAA
- a CDS encoding CsbD family protein, whose product MSSTSDKVKGVANEAVGNIKQGVGKVTGNDKLRVEGVIQEKKGEVQKAVGDTKDAIKKATK is encoded by the coding sequence ATGAGCAGCACATCGGACAAGGTAAAAGGCGTCGCGAATGAAGCGGTCGGCAACATCAAGCAAGGCGTCGGCAAAGTCACCGGCAACGACAAGCTGCGCGTTGAAGGCGTGATCCAGGAAAAGAAAGGCGAAGTGCAGAAAGCGGTCGGCGACACTAAAGATGCAATAAAGAAAGCCACTAAGTAA
- a CDS encoding YihY/virulence factor BrkB family protein, with product MIFPVLDGLKLHTVLVRTVKEFVNDEMSTYASALAYQMLFSLFPFLLFLIALIGFLHLPDFFTWLRLQSELVLPPQALEQVNPVIDQLQQSKGGLLSVGIVIALWTASAGVRLMMSAMNAAYDVVEGRPIWKRFPLSVFYTVGIAGMLLAAAALMVLGPQVMEWLAGQIGMQEFVVTLWTILRWPLIVILLMFAVALMYYVMPDVEQKFRFITPGSVLAVVVWIVASLGFGYYVKTFADYNAMYGSIGAIIVLLLYFYISAAVLLLGAEMNAVIEHMSAEGKDPGEKAFDEPGHPHEKQHVSGLGRDHSKPTPDEV from the coding sequence ATGATTTTTCCGGTACTCGATGGCCTCAAGCTCCACACCGTACTGGTGCGCACCGTCAAGGAATTCGTCAATGACGAAATGTCCACCTACGCCTCGGCACTGGCCTACCAGATGCTGTTTTCATTGTTTCCCTTCCTGCTGTTCCTTATCGCCCTGATTGGTTTCCTGCACTTGCCGGACTTTTTCACCTGGCTGCGCCTGCAGTCGGAACTGGTCCTGCCGCCCCAGGCGCTGGAGCAGGTCAACCCGGTGATCGACCAGTTGCAGCAGTCCAAGGGCGGATTGCTCTCGGTGGGTATCGTGATCGCCCTGTGGACGGCATCGGCCGGTGTGCGCCTGATGATGAGCGCGATGAACGCCGCCTACGACGTGGTCGAAGGCCGACCGATCTGGAAGCGCTTCCCGCTGTCGGTTTTCTACACCGTTGGCATCGCCGGCATGCTGCTCGCCGCCGCCGCCCTGATGGTGCTCGGCCCGCAGGTGATGGAATGGCTGGCCGGGCAGATCGGCATGCAGGAATTCGTGGTCACCTTGTGGACCATCCTGCGCTGGCCGTTGATCGTGATCCTGCTGATGTTCGCCGTGGCCCTCATGTATTACGTGATGCCCGATGTGGAGCAGAAATTCCGCTTCATCACCCCAGGTTCGGTGCTCGCGGTGGTGGTGTGGATCGTGGCTTCCCTGGGATTCGGCTATTACGTCAAGACCTTCGCCGACTACAACGCCATGTATGGCAGCATCGGCGCGATCATCGTGCTGCTGCTGTATTTCTATATATCCGCGGCCGTGCTGCTGCTCGGGGCGGAGATGAATGCGGTGATCGAGCACATGTCCGCCGAAGGCAAGGACCCGGGTGAAAAGGCGTTCGACGAGCCCGGTCACCCCCATGAAAAACAGCACGTCTCAGGCCTTGGCCGAGACCATTCCAAACCCACTCCCGATGAAGTCTGA
- the def gene encoding peptide deformylase, with product MIREILKMGDERLLRIAPPVPPEMFDSPELWQLIDDMFQTMEHVGGVGLAAPQIGVDLQLVIFGFEASERYPDAEPVPQTILINPLITPLSPIMEEGFEGCLSVPGLRGAVNRYQQIRYEGFDPKGEPIVRFADGFHARVVQHECDHLIGRLYPSRITDFSKFGFIEVMFPDMDPTVDE from the coding sequence ATGATCCGTGAAATCCTGAAAATGGGTGACGAGCGCCTGTTGCGTATCGCACCGCCGGTTCCGCCGGAAATGTTCGACAGCCCAGAGCTGTGGCAATTGATCGATGACATGTTCCAGACCATGGAGCACGTCGGCGGCGTCGGCCTGGCCGCGCCGCAGATTGGCGTCGATCTGCAATTGGTAATCTTTGGTTTTGAAGCCAGCGAGCGCTACCCGGACGCAGAGCCCGTGCCGCAGACCATCCTGATCAACCCGTTGATCACACCGTTGAGCCCCATCATGGAAGAGGGCTTCGAGGGATGCCTCTCCGTGCCTGGCCTGCGGGGCGCGGTGAACCGTTACCAGCAGATCCGCTACGAAGGGTTTGATCCGAAGGGCGAGCCGATCGTGCGTTTTGCCGACGGCTTCCATGCGCGGGTGGTGCAGCATGAGTGCGATCACTTGATCGGCCGGCTGTATCCGTCGCGGATTACCGACTTCAGCAAGTTCGGGTTTATCGAAGTGATGTTCCCCGACATGGACCCCACCGTCGACGAATAA
- a CDS encoding class I SAM-dependent methyltransferase, with product MKTTLAALSLTALLVPTFSQAADAPISAQQYASVLAGSWRDPANSARDSYRHPQQTLEFFGLGARQRVIEITPGGGWYSELLAPLLKDHGHYIAAVQAASSSAYARSAEENLKKKFAADPARYAKAQVLEFDPKAPVFGKPASADAVLTFRNVHNWVAADTADATFRAFYTVLKPGGVLGVEDHRAKDGADLEAIKDSGYLTTAQVVKLATDAGFKLAAQSEVNANPKDTKDYPAGVWTLPPTLKLGEQDKAKYVAIGESDRMTLRFVKPSK from the coding sequence ATGAAAACGACGCTTGCAGCTCTGTCTCTCACCGCCCTCCTCGTTCCCACCTTCAGCCAGGCCGCCGACGCACCGATCAGCGCCCAGCAATACGCCAGCGTGCTCGCCGGCAGTTGGCGCGACCCGGCCAACAGCGCGCGTGACAGCTATCGTCATCCGCAGCAGACCTTGGAATTCTTTGGCCTCGGCGCCCGGCAACGCGTGATCGAGATCACCCCCGGTGGCGGCTGGTACAGCGAACTGCTGGCGCCGCTGCTCAAGGATCACGGGCACTACATTGCCGCCGTGCAGGCAGCGAGCAGCAGCGCCTACGCCCGCAGCGCCGAAGAAAACCTGAAGAAGAAATTCGCCGCCGACCCGGCGCGCTATGCCAAGGCGCAAGTGCTCGAGTTCGATCCCAAGGCGCCCGTCTTCGGAAAACCCGCGTCGGCCGACGCCGTGCTGACCTTCCGCAATGTGCATAACTGGGTAGCGGCCGACACCGCAGACGCCACGTTCCGCGCGTTTTACACAGTGCTCAAACCGGGCGGTGTACTGGGTGTGGAAGATCACCGGGCCAAGGACGGTGCCGACCTGGAAGCGATCAAGGACAGCGGATACCTGACCACCGCCCAGGTGGTGAAACTGGCGACCGATGCCGGATTCAAGCTCGCGGCGCAGAGTGAGGTCAATGCCAATCCAAAAGACACCAAGGATTACCCCGCCGGCGTCTGGACCCTGCCGCCAACGTTGAAATTGGGCGAGCAGGACAAGGCGAAGTATGTGGCGATCGGCGAGTCGGACCGGATGACCTTACGGTTCGTCAAACCCAGCAAATAA
- a CDS encoding GNAT family N-acetyltransferase, producing the protein MPELHIEPLAEPLWPLLNKFYRRHDSSMKALKGGRLWVARDGEIVAGLCLTPVVGGQWLTGVFVDPAYRGQGLAARVIGAAVAGVEGTVWLLCHPDLEGLYRRMGFTQDTLLPQSLSERLVRYKRNKPMIAMGLITKGKVDLG; encoded by the coding sequence ATGCCCGAATTGCACATCGAACCGCTGGCAGAGCCGCTATGGCCGCTGCTGAACAAGTTTTATCGCCGCCATGATTCGTCGATGAAAGCGCTCAAGGGCGGGCGTTTGTGGGTGGCGCGCGATGGCGAGATTGTAGCGGGGCTGTGCCTGACCCCCGTGGTGGGCGGGCAATGGTTGACCGGCGTGTTCGTCGACCCGGCCTACCGCGGCCAGGGCCTGGCGGCGCGGGTGATCGGTGCGGCGGTGGCCGGTGTGGAGGGTACGGTGTGGTTGTTGTGCCATCCGGACCTGGAAGGGCTGTATCGGCGCATGGGATTCACTCAGGACACGCTGCTGCCGCAATCCCTCAGCGAACGCCTGGTGCGCTACAAGCGCAACAAGCCGATGATCGCGATGGGGCTTATAACCAAGGGTAAGGTCGACCTCGGATAA
- a CDS encoding glutathione S-transferase family protein, whose product MGHSLKILGRASSINVRKVLWTCQELGIDYVREDWGIGFKPTQSAEFLALNPNAQIPVLIDDHGVLWESNTICRYLVNLYQRHDLLPIEPAPRARVEQWMDWQATELNPSWSYAFQALVRNSPDHQEPQRITAGVRAWNEKMGLLEQQLAKTGAFVAGDEFTLADILIGLSVHRWQMTPMARPPYPAIAAYYQRLSQHAGFQAFALDGHD is encoded by the coding sequence ATGGGACACTCACTGAAAATCTTGGGCCGCGCTTCCTCCATCAACGTGCGAAAAGTGCTCTGGACCTGCCAGGAACTGGGCATCGACTACGTGCGTGAAGACTGGGGCATCGGCTTTAAACCAACCCAATCCGCCGAATTCCTTGCCCTCAACCCCAACGCCCAGATACCGGTGCTGATCGACGACCATGGTGTGCTGTGGGAGTCCAACACCATCTGTCGCTACCTGGTGAACCTTTACCAACGCCACGACCTGCTCCCCATCGAACCCGCACCACGGGCCCGGGTCGAGCAGTGGATGGACTGGCAAGCCACCGAACTCAACCCGTCCTGGAGCTATGCCTTCCAGGCTCTGGTACGCAACAGCCCCGACCACCAGGAGCCGCAACGCATCACCGCCGGTGTGCGCGCCTGGAACGAGAAGATGGGCCTGCTGGAACAACAACTGGCGAAAACCGGCGCCTTTGTGGCCGGCGATGAATTCACCCTCGCCGATATCCTGATCGGCCTCTCGGTACACCGCTGGCAAATGACCCCGATGGCACGACCGCCCTACCCCGCGATTGCGGCGTACTACCAACGCCTGAGCCAGCACGCCGGCTTCCAGGCCTTCGCCCTCGACGGTCACGACTGA
- a CDS encoding DUF6124 family protein, which produces MIKETEKPPTTLFTVVPDTPTETLLINSYETVCSVSTLLLDLSEDLTGKHRDIALAIHQLSELSVLLVGKAMDQHTPRC; this is translated from the coding sequence ATGATCAAAGAAACCGAAAAACCGCCAACCACCCTCTTTACCGTCGTCCCCGACACCCCTACCGAAACCCTGCTGATCAACAGCTACGAAACCGTGTGTTCCGTCAGCACCCTGCTGCTCGACTTGTCCGAAGACCTCACCGGCAAACACCGCGATATCGCCTTGGCCATTCATCAGTTGAGCGAACTGAGCGTCCTGCTGGTGGGCAAAGCCATGGACCAGCACACACCCCGCTGCTGA